The Dyadobacter sp. 676 DNA window GCACCAATGGCCGAAAGATCGGCCTTCTGTGCGAAAGCAAAATCGATTGTAGTCCGTTTCGCTATGGAAGGGATTGTATCGTGGACCACGGCTCCGTTGGGAAGGGAGTAGGCAACCGGAAGCCTGGCGATATCGCGGGCGGAGCTGTTCCTGATGCGGACGGCAATCGTTTCCGCGTTACTCAGCCCGCAGCTTTCGGTGGGAGGCGCCAGCAGCGCGATCATCTGGATGTCATCGGTGACCGAAACGATCCGGATATCGTCGAAAGAATATCCGGCGCCGTTACTGTAATCGGAAGTGATCATTTTGCCCCATTGTCCCCAGCGTACCTGAAAACTGGACGAGAAGTTCTTCGCATTGGCAGAAAGCAACGCACTGACCTCGAGAGGAGGCGTCGTTTTGTAACCTTCCGTTGTCAGGTTCTGATTTGCAAAGAGATCGTAGATTTCCAGCCAGGTGTCGGTATCCTTGCCCCGGATCCAGACTTTATTATCGTCGTTCGTTTTTTGCCCGTGGTTTTTATAGGAAAAAATGAGCCTGAGATCGTCCGTATTGATGTTGTATCCCGAGAGATTAAAGGTACTGGTGAGGTAGCTCGTATTTCCCGCCGAATAATACCGGCCCGCGTCGAGCGTCAGGGCCTTTTGCCCCGACGCCGCAAATCCCGAGTTAACGAATGTCCTGATCCTGCCGGCATCGGTGGTCGCACTGAAATCATAACGGCCATCGCCGGTCAGCCCCATTTGCGCAACCGCTGCACTTTGGGTCGGGAGGCTTTCGAGGTTGTCTTCAAATGGCAATGCCACCGGGTCGTTGGGCAGTTGCCTGAAGACTCTCGTCAGGGTGTCGTTTGCAGGGACTGTATCCGCATTACTGTGTATAAAAACCTTGAAAGCATAGTCCCCCGGGGTCGATAGGTTGGCGCTTACAGCGAATGTATGGTCGTAAGTTTTTCCTTTTTCAATAAAAGGGTTGATGTTCTCGACCGGTATCGAAACGCCATTCAGCTGATAGCCCACACTCAGCGGTCCATTGAAATCCACGTCGTCGAGGTTTTTAATCCGGACCTTCACAAAAACCGCCCCGCCAAGCTCCGTGGATGTATTTTTTCTTCCCGAAGACGCCGGCGTAACGATGGATTCGATTTTAAGGTCGTTGTCGGATATCGCGCCTGCACACGTACCGGTGTCGGGCTTGCGCGAGATGGCGAGTGCCCGGCGGCCCGGCTGGCCATTCAGCCTTGTACGTACGGAGACATAGTAAGTGGAGTCTTTCTGCAACCCGCTCAACGTGTACGAGGTGCCGGTTGTAGTCGCCACAGGCACCATTTCATTTCCCTTCAACATCATCACCTCATAATCGGTCGCGCCCGTAACCGCTGTCCATTCCAGAGAAATATACCCTTCGCATTGCAGGCTCGAAAGCGTCAGGCTCGGTACGCCGACTACCGTAAAAGGTTCCGAAACACTCGTCGCTCCGGTGCTGTTCTGGATCACTCTTACCCGCACTTTGTCCGACCGCAAACCGGGGTTGGCCCAGGCAAGCTGGCTCGTTCCTGCAGCAACCGTCGAAATAGTGGTCCAGGTACCGCCATTGTTACCGCTGTATTGCACAGTAAAAGTGCTTGAAGTATTGCCAAAAGCATCCCACGAAATATACGTAGGGTCACCGTCCTTGAAGCGCTCTCCCCCTATCGGATTGGTAATCGTGATGGAATTGGGGATAATGTCATAAACTACAAAATACTCCTGCGACGGCGCCTGGCCGACGGTTGTCCCTTTAACAGAAATGGTGTAACTACCCGCTCCCGGGTTGTTGATCACCACCTGCTCCATATTATTCCGGTTATCGACTCCGGTAGCCGCCACATTGTCGACGTTGGATGCGGTCGGATCGAGAATCCGCGGAAGCACTACGTTAGACGATGGATTTGTCACTTGTAAATCCAGATTATGCACCAGGTTTTGCGACGCCAGCGTACTGCCCGCCGGATCATTCCAGTAAAGCATCACTTTCAGCTGTGCGGTGTTCGCTGGAACGCTGATCGAAAAATTGTTGGTCCCCTGATGCGAAACCTGCCCGATGGTGTAATTCTGGGATTCGAGCATTTTCACCGAACGCAGCAAATTCAGCCAGCCGAATCCGAAGCGGTAGTCGGGGCCTTCGTTGCCTTTATCTACCGCGCCGTTTACCAGCAGGGCCTTCATCAACCCGTTTTTCGGGTTCTGGTTGCCGTTCAACTGGCGATACCTTTCGTAGAGCAATGCCAGGCCTCCCGAAACGGCCGGAGTAGCCATGCTGGTCCCGCTTCCTGTGCCGTAAAGATTCACCGGAATTGTGGACATGATACCATTGCCGTGTGCGGTGATTTCAGGTTTCAGCCGGCCGTCTTTCACCGGACCGCGGCTCGATATCGGTGTAATGCCCCCCGTTTCACCGGTCGCGCCCACCGTAATCACGTTTTTGGCGGTTTGGTATCCGCCCAGAACCGTTCCGAACCCCGTCGCATACGGCGCACAGGTCGTAGTCCCGCTGTTTCCGGCTGCGAAAACGTGTTGAAGGTAAGGCATTTCAAAAGCCTGCTGGTCCAGAATGTAGGAGTACAGGTCATAAACCCCGTTCGTTTCACAGGTAATCACATCCGAACCGTAGGAGTTATTGGTGATGACCATCCCGAAATCCTGTACGTACTGGGGCGAGTAGGCGATAATAGAGGAGTAGCTCTGCGCGACGATGGTGGCCTTCGGTGCGTAGCCCGCGTAGCGCTCGTCCATAATCCCTGCGCCGGCCATGGTACCCATTACGTGAAGCCCGTGCGAGCCTGCCTCTATGGGTGCCCGGTTGATGACCCTCGAATTGAAATCGATGTGTCTCAATGGATTGGATTCGTCGCCGATACCAACCACCACGCCTGCACCCGATAGGTTCCGGTTACCCGGCAATGCCGATTTAAGGACATTGGCGCGGCCGTTAACGGCACTTTTATTGTTGAGCTGGCGGTCGGGCTGCGGGATCGCCTGCACATACTGCACGAAGGGCTGACCGGCCAGCTTTTTCAACTCCCTGGCGGGCACCCGCACCGTCAGTATCTGATATTTTTTATAAGTATCGGACACAACCGGGTAATTCAGTTTTTCCAGCGCAGCGCTTACTTCATCATAGCTGAAAGACTTCGGATAGCTGATCCAGAGGTCAACGGTGGCAGGGCCAGTGAAAGCATGGGAAGGAATATGGCCATTGGCGAGACCCGGCTGCATTTTTTGTTCGGCGCTCGAGCTCCACCACCGCCCTTCCTCTGGTTCTGGCCAGAACGCCGGGATTGCCTCCTGGGGCGATGGTCGCGGTATAGGCGTTATGCGGAATGTATTCGAGCAGCTCGACCCCCTCTTCCTTCAATGCCCGGCGTGTTTCTTCGGTGGGTATTTCGTCGAACTGGATGATGACGAAAGATTTTTGCCCGGTGTCTGAAAACTTGAAAGCGGCGTTGCCTCGTCCGTTGCCCGATGACACGTTCCGTTCCGGTACAAATGATCCGCTTCGGAGAAGCAATTCGTAATTCTGACGTTGCTGCCCCGCGACCTTCCCGATCATCAGGCTGGTTAGCAATAGTGTGTAGTAAAGGTTTTTCAATTTCATAATTTCAGGGACAGATAAAGGATAGGTAATTCTATTTTATTTACCATAATTATGCAAATTAATTCGGTGATTGTTTAATACAATTTATTGGGTGATATGAAAACGTTGGTAATCAAGAGAAAAAGACTACCGGATACAGGCACCCTGGCGCTATACGTGAAATTATCGGGTCCATGTTCCGGCTGCGTTTGTAATTAGCTGACGGCTCGTATAACTTAGCACTTCGAAATTTTATCGTCGTTGCACGCATCCTTATGAACTTATACGGCCTGATCGGATATCCGCTGACCCACTCCTTTTCAAAGCGATATTTTACCGACAAATTCCTCAGAGAAAAGATCAAAGAGAGCAGTTACGAGCTTTTTGAAATGAAATCCCTGGAAGAATTGCCCGAACTGCTGAAAAAGAAACACGACCTGCGCGGGCTCAATGTGACTATTCCGTACAAAAAGGATGTGATCGCCTACCTCGACGACCTGGATGACGCCTCCGCCGAGCGCATAGGAGCCGTAAACACCATCAAAATTTACGCCGACGGCAGCACAAAAGGCTTTAATACAGACTATTATGGCTTTCAGCAATCGCTCGTGGAATGGCTCGACAAACGCGGTGAATCCTGCACCAATTTCAAAGCATTGATATTAGGCAATGGTGGGGCCGCGAAGGCGGTGCAAGTGGCTTTGAAAGACCTGGAAATAGAATATATGCTGGTTTCACGCCAGAAAAGCGAGGATTGCCTTTCCTATGAAGGAATTACGCAGGATGTAATGGACAGCCACCGGCTGATTATCAATACTACCCCTTTGGGTACTTTCCCCAACACGGAAGAATGCCCCGCGATACCCTATCAGTGGCTCACACGGAACCACTACCTGTATGACCTTGTGTACAACCCCGCCGAAACATTATTCCTCAAAAAAGGTGCGGAACAAGGTGCAGCGACGCAGAACGGCCTGAAAATGCTCGAATTGCAGGCGGAGAAGGCCTGGGAAATCTGGACAACGGAGGAAAACCTCTGGAGCGTTTAGGCTTTGGTATAAAAGGTCCACAAATCGTCACCGATTTGCTCCGCGCCCCTGAAAACGCCCCTGGGCGCCGGCGCAGTCACGCCCGTGCCGATCGTCTGTCTGCCCTGACATCGGCGGATCTCGTCCCACAAACCGGCCTCGAAGAATGCATTGATTATCGCCGCGCCGCCTTCGACCAGCACCGAATGGATCTTCCTCTTATGCAATCCTTTCAGAAGTTCCACGATCTCACCGTCCGCCCCCGCAATGCGCATGTAAGCCGTTACCGGTGCTGCATAACGGTCCGGGTCTGCCGGAATAGCCGTTTCCCGATCATAATTGACCACGACCGTACTCTGAAGGTTATCGAACAAATGCAGATGCCCGGGTAGTTGAAGCCGCCTGTCGGTGACGATCCGGACCGGGTTTGTTCCTGTCCAGTGCCGCACGTTCAGGCGGGGATTGTCCATTAAAGCGGTTTTATAACCCACCATAATGGCATCCTCCTCCGTCCGCCACTGATGTACACGCATATTGGACAACGGGCCGCTGATTTGCACCGGGCTCCCCGATTCGTAGCCCAGAAAACCGTCGGCGGTTTCAGCCCATTTCAGAATAACGTAGGGCCTTCCGAGCGTCATCGCGGTAAAAAAGCGCTTGTTCAGTTCCAGCCCCTGCGCTTCGAGAATGCCCTGCCCGACTTCCACGCCCGATGCCCGGAGGCGCTCAATGCCCTGGCCCGAAACCAGCGGATTAGGGTCGTTGTTGCAAATCACGACCTTTCTCAACCGGCGGCTCACGAGTAAATCCGCGCAAGGCGGCGTTTTACCTGTATGCGAACATGGTTCGAGGGTAACATAGGCCGTCGCTTGTGGCAGCAAATGCGAATTACCTTTTGCGTCGGCGTCCTCGATGGCCCGCACTTCGGCATGCGGACCGCCGTAAGCGCGGTGCCAGCCTTCGCCGATAATCCGGCCTTCATGGACGATCACGCAGCCAACCATTGGGTTCGGGCTCACCGCGCCCCGGCCGTATTCAGCGAGCTGCAAGGCCCGTTCCATCCATTGATTGTGCGTCTCCATGTGGCAAAAATACAAATGCGCTTTCAAACTCAACTTTCGCGAGTTCCCATAATTTGCTAACTTTCCGACATTGGATCAAAATCAGTGAAAATGACTTCTGCACGCCAGCTTTATTTATATATAGTAAAAAACATCACAGTTTATCCGGAAAAAGAAGCGCAGGCAATCGCATTCATGCTCCTTGAGCATTACATGCGGCTCCGCAATATCGACGTGCTGGTCGATCGCCCGATTCCCGAAACTTCCGCCCAACCCGATTGGGACAATATCATCAAGCGGCTGAACAACAACGAACCGGTACAGCATATCATCGGCTCCACCGAGTTTTGCGGCCTCGAATTCCGGGTTTCCTCGGCGGTGCTTATCCCACGCCCCGAAACCGAAGAGCTGGTGCAAATGGTAACGCGCGACTACGCGGAACCGGACAAAAATATTTCCATTCTCGACATCGGGACCGGCAGCGGATGTATCGCCATCGTCCTCGCGCGCTTCCTCCCGCACGTGAGCGTGCACGCGTGGGACGTGTCGGACGAAGCGCTGGAAGTAGCGAAAGAAAACGCCCGCCAGCTCATTGCCGATGTTATATTCGCGAAGCAGGATATGCTCAATGTGACATTCCCCCTACCCGGTAACATCGTCCAATTCGACTGCCTCGTGAGCAACCCGCCTTACGTGACCTATTCCGAAGCCGAAAGTATGCGCCCGAACGTGCTCCGTTTCGAGCCGCATGAGGCGTTGTTTGTGGAAGACAGCGACCCATTGCTTTTTTACAAAGCCATTGCCGACTTTGGTGTGCACCATTTGAAACAGCATGGCAAATGCTATGTCGAAATCAACGAGCATTTCGGTGCCGAAACGAAACAGGTTTTCGAAGAAAGGAATTACAAAAACGTGGAAATCCTTCGTGATATCAATGGTAAGGACCGCTTCGTGAGAGCTATCTGGGCCTGATCCATTTAAAATTTTACCCAATTTCATGTACATAGAAAAAATCAGGGAGGTACTGGACGAAATGGGCAAGGTAGTCGTAGGGCAGGACAAGCTGCTCAACCGGCTGCTCATCGGCCTTTTTACCGGCGGACATATTCTTCTCGAAGGGGTTCCCGGACTCGCCAAAACACTGACGATCAATGTAATGGCGAAAGTCCTGCACCTCGAATTCAAGCGCATCCAGTTTACGCCCGACCTGCTTCCCGCGGATTTGATCGGGACGATGATTTACAAACCCAAAATAGGCGACTACGAAGTCAAAAAAGGGCCTATTTTCTCCAACCTCATCCTTGCCGACGAGGTAAACCGCTCCCCGGCCAAGGTGCAATCGGCATTGCTCGAAGCGATGCAGGAGAAACAGGTGACGATCGGCGACGAGACCTTCCTTCTCGACCGCCCCTTTGTCGTACTGGCTACCCAGAACCCCGTGGAACAGGAAGGTACTTACCCTCTGCCGGAAGCGCAGATCGACCGGTTTATGATGAAAGTTTATGTCGATTACCTCGACAAGATGAAGGAACTGGAAGTAATGCGGCGGATGTCGGATATCAACTACGACTATCAGATCAGGCCTATCCTGAACAAGGAAGACATTTTCGCGATCCGCAACAATGTGAACAAGGTCAATATCTCCGACACGCTGGAACGGTATATCATCGAGCTCGTTTTCGCGACCCGCCGCCCGCTGGATTACGGCCTGCGCGACGAAGCGCGTTACATTCAGTTCGGGGCATCGCCGCGGGCCACCATTTACCTCAACCGCGCCGCCAAGGCGCTCGCCTATCTCGAAGGAAGGGATTATGTACTGCCCGAGGACATTAAGGAACTTGCGCCCGACATTATGAACCACCGGATTCTGCTGAACTACGAAGCCGAGGCCGACGGCGTGCGTACGATGACCATCATCGATTCCATTCTCCGGAAAGTTGCCATTGGATAATTCATGGGACCGGGTCGTGACCATGGCCGCCCCATGGGTGGCAGCGCGCAATGCGTTTCAGCCCCAACCAGCCGCCTTTGAACGGGCCGTATTTTTGCACGGCCTCGATCATATATTGCGAGCAGGTAGGCGTATACCGGCACGAATTGGGCAGGTAAGGCGAAAGCGCCGCCTGATAAAACCGCACAAAGGCTATGAGTAAAAATTTCATTTCGCGTCTTGTCTCATATTAGTATATTTGACCATTAACATCACAACGCATGCTTTCATATATCATGTGGGACGTCAGTCCCGAAATCTTCACCATTCCGGAAATCGCCGGTTTTGGTCCCTTCCCTGTCCGCTGGTATGGTTTACTTTTCGCAGCCGGTTTCCTGATCGGCCAGCAAATTATGATCTATATCTTCAAGAAAGAAGGAAAGACACTGGAAGATATCGACTCGCTCACACTATATATGGTGCTCTCGATCGTCATCGGCGCCCGCGTGGGCCATTTTCTTTTCTATGAACCCGAAGTGCTGTTTAAAAATCCCCTGGAAGTGATATTACCTCCCTACGCCGGGCTTGCGAGCCATGGTGCGGTGATCGGGACGGTGATCGGGCTCTGGCTGTATGCGCGCTCGCGCCGCGGCACAGGCCAGACGTTCTTCTGGGTAACCGACCGCCTGACAATCACCTTCGCATTGGGCGGCTCTTTCATCCGCTTCGGTAACCTGATGAACTCCGAGATCGTCGGAAAACCCTCCGATGTGCCCTGGGCATTCATTTTCCGTCAAAACACCGAGTTCCTGCAAATCCCCCGCCACCCGGCGCAGCTATACGAATCCATTTCGTGCTTTATCCTTACGTTCATCCTGTTTGGGATCTGGAACAAATACAAGGCCGCCACACCACGCGGGCTGATGGTCGGAGTGTTTCTCGTATGGGTGTTCACGTTGCGCTTCCTGTATGAGTTCCTCAAAGAAAACCAGGAGGCGTTCGAGGCGAACTACGCATTGAACATGGGGCAGGTATTGAGTATTCCGGCGGTATTGCTCGGCCTCTATTTTATCGTTCAGTCGCGGCGAAATCCCATGGAAGTGGCAAGGTAATCGGCACGACAAGCAGTAGGCGTGCATCAGTGCGGCGTTTTCACTACATTGTAATTAGTTTGAAACAACTCTAACAATTGTCAGATGAAAACATCCTTTATAGTCGCATTTCTTTCGTGCGCCCTCTTGTTAACCGGTTGCGACAGCAAACAGGAAGAAAAAGAGGCCGAAGAAAAAGCCGCCGCCGACAGTCCGGCCGACGCTCTCCAGGCCATTGCCGATAAAGCCAAGGAAATGGGCGACCGCGAGGCCGTCGACCCTGTCGATTTCCGGAAACTGAAAAACCTTCTTCCCGAAAATCTGGCCGGCATGGCCCGCACAGAAGCTACCGGCGAGAAATCCGGTGCAATGGGATTTACCGTTTCCACGGCGCACGCCAAATACAAGGGTTCGGAGGGTTCGCTGGATGTGGAAATCGTGGATACCGGGGGTATTGCCGGCGTATCGACGATGGCACTCGCGGCCTGGTCCATTGCCGATATCGACAAAGAGACCACCACCGGCTACGAAAAGACCACAACCATCGAAGGTTATAAAGCCTTCGAAAAATATGACAACGAAAGCAAATCCGGTGAAATAAATGTACTCGTCGCCGATCGTTATGTGGTGAATGTAGAAGGCGATCATGTCAGCGTGGACCAGCTGAAAGAAGCGTTAAAAACAATCGACCTGGGCAAGCTGGGTGATATGAAATAGGCCATAAAAGTAAAGCAGAAGCGTGAATGCTTCTGCTTTTCAAGGTTTTAGGAATATAAACTCGGGGCTAACTCGGATGCTATATCGCTGCCAGATCCACTTTCTCGCGCAGGATCTGTTTTGCCTTCACCAACTGGTTTTTAACCGTATTTTTCGAAATCCGCAAAAATTCCGCGATTTCCTGATAGGATTTACCTTCTTCGATATTGAGTTTCAATATCTGCCGCCGTTTGATTGACAGCGAATCGACCGCCGCCTGCACCACGCTCAATCTCCGTTCGGTCTCCTCCCTTTCCTCCTCTCCCGCCGCCCGGATCGCCTCGAGGTAATGCTTCCGCAGTTGCTCGCTCTTTTCCAGTTTTTTGAAATAATCGAAGGCCATGTTGCGCAGGCAGGTGAATAAGTAAGAGTTAAAATTATAGTCCGGCTTGATCTGGGCACGTCTTACCCAAATTTTGATAAACACGTCCTGAACCATGTTTTCAGCTTCTTCCTCGTCTTTGAGCAATGAAACCGTGAAACGCAGCGCAGGGGTTTTGTAATGGTTATACAACTCTGCAAAGGCCGCTTCGTCGCCTTGCGTCACTCTGATCAGGGTATTTTCGTCGGGGTAGGCCACAGTCGTACAGTTTTAGCTATTAGAAAAGGGACTAGGTAAAGAGATTATGTTATTAATAAAAAAACTTTTATTCTTGGTTCGATCCCATTTATCAACCGGCGTCAAATTCCCGGGGTAATATTCCACATCAGTCAGGTATTAAAATAAAGTTGTTTTCAACGTCGCCCCGGCAGCCGGAAATTCTGCCTTCGAATCGATCGGCGATGTTTTCTATTGAGCGGCATTCTTGTAATTGCTTGATAAAGCTACATCCTCATATTTAAAATTTAAGTCGCAAACTGCGTAAAAATATCTTCATTTTACGCACGGTTGTACGATTTAATCATAACATAATAGTAACTTATCATTTATGACATATTTGCTCATTTACAGCCGGTTCTTAATAGAATTGACTTTGAAACAACCGGTTTCCGGTGGCGTCGTTTGCTCCGGCGCGTTGTTAACAATTTTATAACAAATGGCCCGATTGCAGGACTTGCGGATAGCCCTCCTCCAACGATCGAAAGTATTACCCAAAACATTCGACACCGATATTCCTTTTATCCTAAATCCAGACCAATATTGCTCATGGATCAAAGCCGCATCAATCAGATCTTGGAGAAAATCTCCGCCGTTCGGGTCGCCGTGTATGGCGATTACTGTCTCGACTCCTACTGGGTCATGGACGACCGCACTTCCGAA harbors:
- a CDS encoding S8 family serine peptidase, with protein sequence MQPGLANGHIPSHAFTGPATVDLWISYPKSFSYDEVSAALEKLNYPVVSDTYKKYQILTVRVPARELKKLAGQPFVQYVQAIPQPDRQLNNKSAVNGRANVLKSALPGNRNLSGAGVVVGIGDESNPLRHIDFNSRVINRAPIEAGSHGLHVMGTMAGAGIMDERYAGYAPKATIVAQSYSSIIAYSPQYVQDFGMVITNNSYGSDVITCETNGVYDLYSYILDQQAFEMPYLQHVFAAGNSGTTTCAPYATGFGTVLGGYQTAKNVITVGATGETGGITPISSRGPVKDGRLKPEITAHGNGIMSTIPVNLYGTGSGTSMATPAVSGGLALLYERYRQLNGNQNPKNGLMKALLVNGAVDKGNEGPDYRFGFGWLNLLRSVKMLESQNYTIGQVSHQGTNNFSISVPANTAQLKVMLYWNDPAGSTLASQNLVHNLDLQVTNPSSNVVLPRILDPTASNVDNVAATGVDNRNNMEQVVINNPGAGSYTISVKGTTVGQAPSQEYFVVYDIIPNSITITNPIGGERFKDGDPTYISWDAFGNTSSTFTVQYSGNNGGTWTTISTVAAGTSQLAWANPGLRSDKVRVRVIQNSTGATSVSEPFTVVGVPSLTLSSLQCEGYISLEWTAVTGATDYEVMMLKGNEMVPVATTTGTSYTLSGLQKDSTYYVSVRTRLNGQPGRRALAISRKPDTGTCAGAISDNDLKIESIVTPASSGRKNTSTELGGAVFVKVRIKNLDDVDFNGPLSVGYQLNGVSIPVENINPFIEKGKTYDHTFAVSANLSTPGDYAFKVFIHSNADTVPANDTLTRVFRQLPNDPVALPFEDNLESLPTQSAAVAQMGLTGDGRYDFSATTDAGRIRTFVNSGFAASGQKALTLDAGRYYSAGNTSYLTSTFNLSGYNINTDDLRLIFSYKNHGQKTNDDNKVWIRGKDTDTWLEIYDLFANQNLTTEGYKTTPPLEVSALLSANAKNFSSSFQVRWGQWGKMITSDYSNGAGYSFDDIRIVSVTDDIQMIALLAPPTESCGLSNAETIAVRIRNSSARDIARLPVAYSLPNGAVVHDTIPSIAKRTTIDFAFAQKADLSAIGALSIKAWSALATDSFRDNDTLSIQVFNAPVLSSFPYLENFENGDGFWSAKGANSSWQYGTPASGGLSKAASGTKVWKTNLTGGYNDKEESYLYSPCFNVSSLAAPTLSFSAAIDLEVCEPTPCDYVYVEYSGNNGPWTRLGAVGQGTNWYNKTYSGSGAWAMQDYLRWHVASIPLPTGFTNLKLRFVLVSDGFTHREGIALDDIHIYDKVSPIDDSNTGGIVMQQVSGSGWVNFLHNGKLMAAINPNGQNMGNTEVQSYVNTAGIRNANGQYYLDRSFTIKPGNGDLASLATVRFYFLETESEALLNGAGCGTCGKPANAFELGISKYRNVGNPSKEDGSITNSTEGGWSFHPAGEVSIVPFDKGYYAEMKIKTFSEFWLAKGFVGNPNALPVELVSFDARKKEGVEGSKDVLLEWETASEENFDHFDIEVAIGDEAYRRGRFTKLAQVSGEGDLKNGKKYGYLDQAPGKWGNVYYRLKMMDIDSTYQYSRVRTVTFGGQPEWAVYPNPSKGIFYLSDDVSSGRSVSVNVYDLHGRILKRIRGDALNREQKRKVDLSGHEFGEGIYVLEVVNGETKQAFQVLKN
- a CDS encoding shikimate dehydrogenase; this translates as MNLYGLIGYPLTHSFSKRYFTDKFLREKIKESSYELFEMKSLEELPELLKKKHDLRGLNVTIPYKKDVIAYLDDLDDASAERIGAVNTIKIYADGSTKGFNTDYYGFQQSLVEWLDKRGESCTNFKALILGNGGAAKAVQVALKDLEIEYMLVSRQKSEDCLSYEGITQDVMDSHRLIINTTPLGTFPNTEECPAIPYQWLTRNHYLYDLVYNPAETLFLKKGAEQGAATQNGLKMLELQAEKAWEIWTTEENLWSV
- the ribD gene encoding bifunctional diaminohydroxyphosphoribosylaminopyrimidine deaminase/5-amino-6-(5-phosphoribosylamino)uracil reductase RibD, encoding METHNQWMERALQLAEYGRGAVSPNPMVGCVIVHEGRIIGEGWHRAYGGPHAEVRAIEDADAKGNSHLLPQATAYVTLEPCSHTGKTPPCADLLVSRRLRKVVICNNDPNPLVSGQGIERLRASGVEVGQGILEAQGLELNKRFFTAMTLGRPYVILKWAETADGFLGYESGSPVQISGPLSNMRVHQWRTEEDAIMVGYKTALMDNPRLNVRHWTGTNPVRIVTDRRLQLPGHLHLFDNLQSTVVVNYDRETAIPADPDRYAAPVTAYMRIAGADGEIVELLKGLHKRKIHSVLVEGGAAIINAFFEAGLWDEIRRCQGRQTIGTGVTAPAPRGVFRGAEQIGDDLWTFYTKA
- the prmC gene encoding peptide chain release factor N(5)-glutamine methyltransferase; protein product: MTSARQLYLYIVKNITVYPEKEAQAIAFMLLEHYMRLRNIDVLVDRPIPETSAQPDWDNIIKRLNNNEPVQHIIGSTEFCGLEFRVSSAVLIPRPETEELVQMVTRDYAEPDKNISILDIGTGSGCIAIVLARFLPHVSVHAWDVSDEALEVAKENARQLIADVIFAKQDMLNVTFPLPGNIVQFDCLVSNPPYVTYSEAESMRPNVLRFEPHEALFVEDSDPLLFYKAIADFGVHHLKQHGKCYVEINEHFGAETKQVFEERNYKNVEILRDINGKDRFVRAIWA
- a CDS encoding AAA family ATPase; its protein translation is MYIEKIREVLDEMGKVVVGQDKLLNRLLIGLFTGGHILLEGVPGLAKTLTINVMAKVLHLEFKRIQFTPDLLPADLIGTMIYKPKIGDYEVKKGPIFSNLILADEVNRSPAKVQSALLEAMQEKQVTIGDETFLLDRPFVVLATQNPVEQEGTYPLPEAQIDRFMMKVYVDYLDKMKELEVMRRMSDINYDYQIRPILNKEDIFAIRNNVNKVNISDTLERYIIELVFATRRPLDYGLRDEARYIQFGASPRATIYLNRAAKALAYLEGRDYVLPEDIKELAPDIMNHRILLNYEAEADGVRTMTIIDSILRKVAIG
- the yidD gene encoding membrane protein insertion efficiency factor YidD, with the protein product MKFLLIAFVRFYQAALSPYLPNSCRYTPTCSQYMIEAVQKYGPFKGGWLGLKRIARCHPWGGHGHDPVP
- the lgt gene encoding prolipoprotein diacylglyceryl transferase: MLSYIMWDVSPEIFTIPEIAGFGPFPVRWYGLLFAAGFLIGQQIMIYIFKKEGKTLEDIDSLTLYMVLSIVIGARVGHFLFYEPEVLFKNPLEVILPPYAGLASHGAVIGTVIGLWLYARSRRGTGQTFFWVTDRLTITFALGGSFIRFGNLMNSEIVGKPSDVPWAFIFRQNTEFLQIPRHPAQLYESISCFILTFILFGIWNKYKAATPRGLMVGVFLVWVFTLRFLYEFLKENQEAFEANYALNMGQVLSIPAVLLGLYFIVQSRRNPMEVAR
- a CDS encoding RNA polymerase sigma-70 factor; the encoded protein is MAYPDENTLIRVTQGDEAAFAELYNHYKTPALRFTVSLLKDEEEAENMVQDVFIKIWVRRAQIKPDYNFNSYLFTCLRNMAFDYFKKLEKSEQLRKHYLEAIRAAGEEEREETERRLSVVQAAVDSLSIKRRQILKLNIEEGKSYQEIAEFLRISKNTVKNQLVKAKQILREKVDLAAI